The nucleotide sequence TATACTTATAGCGGGCAGCCTTTTGTTAATGTTGGTATTGTTCAATAAAAAACTGGCGAAGAACTTTTCGCTTCCGATAATGTTTTTAATACCTGCCAAAATAAAGAATGAAATAAAGAACGTTTATAACGCCTTGCACAATTACAAAAACCACAAAAGAGAGATATTCGATTGTTTTGTGCTCTCGGCAATTGGGCAGATTGTTGCTTTTTCGGCGGCATATTTTCTTGCACTCGGCATTAAGTCCTACATACCTCTGAGGCTCACTCTTCTGGTCATGCCCGTCTCTTCAATAGTAAGCATGCTGCCCTCAATAAACGGCGTAGGCCCCCGGGAGATGTCAATAGTATTTATGCTCAAGCCCTTTATAGGCGAGAGTGCCGCAGGCGCTATAGCCTTTTTATGGCTGGGATTGGTCTTGTTGGCGGCATTACTCGGCGGTATCGCATATATGTTCATGGGCCATTACAAGCTTAATATAGAAACGATAACCAAGATACAGGAAACCACCCTTCGACAAGCTCAGGATGGTTCGTAGCGTGGCGAGCGAAGTCGAACCATAATCGAACAACAATAGTCGGCAAGGAAGAGAGGCGGCGATGGCAAAGATCCTTGTGATACACGGACCGAATTTAGACCTTTTAGGCAAACGTGAAACGGATATCTACGGAAAAACCGATTTAAAAACCATTAATACCGCTATATCCGAGAAAGCGAAGTCGCTTGGAGTAGACGTAGAAGCCTTCCAGTCAAACCACGAGGGCGAGATAGTTGACAGGATAGGTAAGTCGGAAGGTATTTTCAGCGCGATAGTCATCAATCCCGCGGCGTACACACATACGAGCGTTGCAATAAGGGATGCTATAAGTGCCGTAAAGCTTCCCGTCATCGAGGTGCATCTATCAAACATCTATGCGCGCGAAGAGTTCAGGCAAAAATCACTCATTTCACCCGTAGTCAAGGGCACGGTATCCGGATTCGGCCCGGCGAGCTACTTGTTAGGGCTTGAGGCCGCGGCAGAGATGTGTAAACCCCGTTAACGGGCGAAGAAGGTCGAATAATGCACTGCCAAAGAAGGATTTCAGAGCTTACAAGAAGGATGAAAAAAGATGGGCTCGATGCCTTTATTGTCAGCAAGCCTGAAAATATATTTTATTTAACGTCTTTTCTCTCGGATAGCATCATACTTGTAGTAAGCCCGAAAAAGAAATTCGCCATAACGGACTTCAGGTATGCGGAAGCCGCCGGCAATAAGGTGAAAGGATTTGAATTAATAATCCTGGGTAGTAAACTTAATACCTTTTCCCAAGCCATATCCGCGGTGCTGGAAAAGAGTAGAACTAAGAAGGTTGGATTTGAAGCCTCTTCGCTGACTTTCTTACAGTATAAAAATATAAAGCTCGCCCTTAGAAATAAGGCGCTTCGTCCGTGTACCGATCTTTTGGAGTCGCTCAGGGAAATAAAAGATTCTGGCGAGATTGATACGATAAAGCGGGCGTTTGCCATTACGAAGGAAGCGTTAAAAGAGGTAAAACGCGTTCTCAGTCCGAATATTACCGAGCGAGAAGTAGTGCTGCGCATAAAAGAATCTTTTATCAGACAAGGCGCTGAGGGCGCAGCATTTGAGCCTATAGTAGCGACTCAGCCGGGTGCGTCCGAGCCGCATTATAGCGCCAAAGCTAAAAAGTTAGGAAAAGACAAACCCATTCTTGTAGATTTGGGAGCCAAATATAACGGTTATAATTCCGACTTGACAAGGGTATTGCCATTGGGTAAAATGAACACTAAATTTACGGCATTATATCAAATATTACTGGAAGCCCAGAAGAGGGCAATGGACATAATACGGCCTGGCGCAAGGATATCCGATGTGGACAGCGCTGCCAGGCAATATATTGCCGGCGAAGGTTTTGGCCGGTTTTTCGGCCATTCCCTGGGCCATGGTATCGGACTTGAGGTCCACGAGAAGCCCACAATAAGCGCTAGAAACACAGGTTTGTTGCGCGAGGGAATGGTCTTCACAGTAGAGCCCGGCATATACATACCCGGCTGCGGCGGGCTAAGGTTGGAAGATACGGTTTTAGTGACAAAGAAAGGTTGCAGGACTTTGACTCATGATATCGATAAATGAATTAAGAGGCGGCATATTTATAAAATGGGATGGTGAGTTGTATATTGTTGTGAATTCGCAACATTACAAGC is from Candidatus Omnitrophota bacterium and encodes:
- a CDS encoding flippase-like domain-containing protein, with the translated sequence MNAKTWISSLFRALVSIGLIFALIYIMRDSLPGMMATLKRASPSLFILSALVYLAAMLITSFRLRILLALQGIKMATVDVFRLNLVGCFFSSFLPTSVGGDIVKAFYISKEAKRATQAYTSVFIDRFLGMFTIFLIALTALILTKDTSGFRLTWLLAILIAGSLLLMLVLFNKKLAKNFSLPIMFLIPAKIKNEIKNVYNALHNYKNHKREIFDCFVLSAIGQIVAFSAAYFLALGIKSYIPLRLTLLVMPVSSIVSMLPSINGVGPREMSIVFMLKPFIGESAAGAIAFLWLGLVLLAALLGGIAYMFMGHYKLNIETITKIQETTLRQAQDGS
- the aroQ gene encoding type II 3-dehydroquinate dehydratase, giving the protein MAKILVIHGPNLDLLGKRETDIYGKTDLKTINTAISEKAKSLGVDVEAFQSNHEGEIVDRIGKSEGIFSAIVINPAAYTHTSVAIRDAISAVKLPVIEVHLSNIYAREEFRQKSLISPVVKGTVSGFGPASYLLGLEAAAEMCKPR
- a CDS encoding Xaa-Pro peptidase family protein, with the protein product MHCQRRISELTRRMKKDGLDAFIVSKPENIFYLTSFLSDSIILVVSPKKKFAITDFRYAEAAGNKVKGFELIILGSKLNTFSQAISAVLEKSRTKKVGFEASSLTFLQYKNIKLALRNKALRPCTDLLESLREIKDSGEIDTIKRAFAITKEALKEVKRVLSPNITEREVVLRIKESFIRQGAEGAAFEPIVATQPGASEPHYSAKAKKLGKDKPILVDLGAKYNGYNSDLTRVLPLGKMNTKFTALYQILLEAQKRAMDIIRPGARISDVDSAARQYIAGEGFGRFFGHSLGHGIGLEVHEKPTISARNTGLLREGMVFTVEPGIYIPGCGGLRLEDTVLVTKKGCRTLTHDIDK